Sequence from the Verrucomicrobiia bacterium genome:
CCACGATCCGGTGGCGCTCGTCCTCGACCAGGGCCATGTGTTCGCGGCGGCCGAGGAGGGATCGGAGGGCATCATTGAGGCTGGCGGACGCCGCCACGCGGATCAGCGGACGGGTGAACCGTTCGATTTCGGCCTCCCTGCGGCTGGGCATCATGGCGACCAATTCCTTGAAGTTCACATAGCCGGCGATTCCATCGACGGTGCCATCGCGGGTGACGGGATAGCGGGTGTGGAGGGACGAGGCGGCGGTCTCAAAATTGCTGATGTTGGGCTGCCGGACATCGAACATGACGATCCGGTCAGCGGGCATCATGACGGACGCGACGGTCACCTGGCGGAGTTTGGTGGCGTTGATGATGATCGCCTCCTCTTCCACCCCGATCACCCGCTGGTCCTCCGCCAGTTCGGCCATGGTCCGGAGGTCCGCCAGGCTCATCCGGCGTTTCCCCCCCTTGGCCTTGAACGGCCGCGCGAGCCATTCCGTCACCGCGATGACCGGGGTGAGCAGGGTCGTCATGAGGGCGAGCACCGGGGCGAGGACGGGTGCGAGGCGATCCGAATAGCTGACGCCGAGGATCTTGGGAATGATCTCGGTGCCGATGAGGACGATGGCTGTAAAGATGACCGAGAACACCCAGATCCACTCGTCCCCGTAAATCTCGTCGAAAGCGCTCCCGGCAACCGTTGCACCGCCGGTGTGAGCCACGGTGTTGAGGATGAGGATCGCGGCGATGGGCCGGTCGATCCGGCGCTTCATTCCCTGCCAGATCGCGGCATAGCGGTGTCCCTCCTTGCGTCGGGTTTCGAGGTGGATGTCGTCAAGGCTGAGCAGCGTGGCCTCGAGGAGGGAGCACAGAAACGACACCACGACAGCGGTGATGGAAGCGGTCAGGAAAATGGCCATGGGAGAGGAAACGCCGCCGAACAGGCTTTCCGAAGTCGAGGTCAGCCGCAAGCAGCGGGTTGGCGGTCGCTCCCGCCCGGGCGCATCTCCAAGTTGTCGGAAGGTGCAACGGAATCGGGGTCGGGGTCGCACTCGGAATCGGTATCGAAAGGAGCCAGGAAGCTTCGCGCATTCCCGGAGTTCGTTCCGGTTCGATTCCGATACCGATCCCGACCCCGACCCCGACCCCGACGGTGCCGTCGTCGTATTCCCCGACCGATCGCTTCTCCGACAACATGGAGATGCGCCCCTCCCGCCCGGGCGCATCCCCAAGTTGAGGGGAGAGTTGCGAACTTCGCGAAACGTCACTTCGGAGGGGAGGGTTCCACGAGGCCGCAAACGAGCGGTGCATGGGCTTGAGGACTCGCGGAGCTCGTCCCTCCGAACTGAACCGGGGAAGCGACATCGGAGGGCCGAGTTCCACGAGGCCGCAAGGGTGTGGTGCGGTGGCAAGGGGGGAGGGGGAGTACGATTACGATTACGATTACGATTACGATTACGATTACGATCCCCAACCCCGCTCAACCACCCCATTTCCCCATCCCATCGTCATCGTACTCGTACTCAGCCCGTAGGGCGGTACTCGTCCTCGACACCCCAAAGCACCCATTTCCTTCCCGCCATCGAGCACGAGCACGAGCACGAGCACGAGCACGAGTACGAGCACGAGCACGATTACGATTACGAGTACGAGTACGAGTACGGGCACGAGCACGAGCACGAGTACGAGCACGATTACGATTACGATTACGATTACGATTACGATTACGAGTACGAGTACGAGTACGAGTACGGGGGCGAGTACGGGGGCGAGGGGGGGGAGGGCTGAAGGGCGGACATGCCACGGCCATGCGTGACCTGGATGGACGGGCCCGGTAGTCTGCGGGCATGTCCTTGCTCCCGAGATGGTCGGCGATGGTGGGTACGATGGCCCTGGCGGTCCTGCTGGCGGGTTGTGCCAACCGGCCGGCCTTCTCGAGCCGGGATCCCGAATTGCGTCGGGCGCTGACCTTTCATGCCTCGTTCGATCGGGGCACCGACGCCGATTACGCATTGGGCGACGGGTGGCTGTATCACGTTCCCGCGATGGACCAGTGGCAGGAGACCCGGCCCGGGCTGCCTTCAGGCACGGCGATCCGGGTGGTGCCCGAAGCCGGCAAGTTCGGCGGTGCTCTCCAGTTCCTCGAACGGACCAACCCGGTGATCTTCTACAAAGCCGAAGGCAACGTGCCCTGGAGCGCCCGCAACTGGGGCGGCACGGTCTCGTTCTGGCTGCGGACCGATCTGGGCAGTCTGCCGGAAGGCTTCAATGACCCGGTGCAGATCACGCCGCGCCGATGGAACGACGCCGCGTTCTTCGTCGAGTTCGAGAAGCGCAGCAACAACATCCCATTCCGGCTGGGAGCCTACGCCGATTTCAACGTGTGGAACCCGCGCAACCGGCGGTGGGAGGACATTCCCCCGGCGGAACGACCGCTGGTGACCATCCCCGGGCCGCCGTTCAGCGCCGACCGCTGGACCCACGTGGCCTTCACCTGGGAACGCTTCAACACCGGCCAGCCCGATGGCGTCGCCACCCTGTACCTCGACGGCGCCCAGGTCGGACGCTTGTCGCCGCGCACCCAGACCTTCACCTGGGATTCGGGAACGCCGCGGCTCCTGGTGGGGCTCGGGTATCTCGGGTGGTTCGATGACCTGGCGGTGTTCAACCGGGCGCTGACCCAGAGCGAGATTCAGCAGGTGCGCCGGTTGCCCCGTGGCATTCGGTCAATTCTGCAACCGTAGGGCCGGCGGGCCTTCCGGATTGCGGGTCCGACCACCGTGATCCGGAGCGACAGGTACCAAAGGCTCACAGAACCTTCCGGCCTTCACACAGATTGATGAGTTCGGCCAGCGCGAGCACATGGGGTCGGCGCCCGGCTCCCTCCCGAACCGTATGCAGCACCCCACTCTGTCGTAGTGTCTTCAGCAGGTGGGCCACCATGGGAGCACTGGGCATGTCTTTGCGGCGGGCAAGATCACTGCTGCGGAAGATCGGATGTTCAAACATCCCATCGAGCAGCGGAACGGCGAACTGGGAATGCGTCAGCTCCAGGATCTGCTTCTTCAGGCGCTCGTAGAGGTCCTGAATCTCCCGTGCTTTGCGGGTGTTGGCATCGGCCTGGACGGCGATGCCCTCGAGGAAAAAGGCACACCATGCGGTCCAGCTTCCCGGTGCCCCAAGCGCCCGAAGTCTGGCGATGTACTCCTCACGCCGCGCTTCCAGGTACGCCGACAGGTAGAAGCATGGCCGACTGAGGATCCTCTTCTCGAAGAGGAAAACCGGAATGATCATCCGCCCAAGCCGGCCATTGCCATCGTTGAACGGATGAAGGATTTCAAACTGGGCGTGGAGGATGGCCAGTTGGATCAATGGATCCGGAGCATCGGCATGCCAGTAGGCTTCCCAGCGGTTCAGATGATCCTGCAGGTCGAGGGGCGAGGGTGGGACGAAGACGGCCTGCTCGATGGGAGCGCCGGGAGCGCCGATCCAGTTCTGGCCCGTGCGTATTTTTCCGCGGCCTTTGCTGTGCCCGCGGACGCTGTCCATGAGGACATCGTGGAGCCGGAGCAGGGTGTTCAGGCAGAAGGGCCGGTCCTTCAAAAGCTCGCTGGAAAGCGTAAGCCCTTGCCGATAATTCCTGATCTCATCAATGTCTTCGCGGCGCGACGGATCGGCCGGCTCTTCGCCTGCTTCAAATTTGAGGACGTCTTCGAGATCCGCCTGGGTGCCCTCGATGCGGGAGGAAAGGACGGCTTCCTGGGTCGTCAGCGGCGAGAGCAACAGCTCGGGATTGGGCAGGCCGTAAAACAGGCCTTCCAAGGTGGCAACGGCGCGATTGGCCCGCCCCGCCCAAGGCATCAGCGCCACCAGATCGAGGTCGGATGGCGGAAGTGACTCGGGTTGAAAAGGGTGCATGGGTGACGGCGTTGTCGAAAGCCGGCTTGCCTCAAGACGGTTTGTGTTAAGTAAAACCGATTTTCCTTAACGCAAAGCGGGTTGTCGAGAACCTGCTTTCCACAACCGCCTCCCGTGGTGGATCCCGGAATTGTGGGTGAGGAGGCAGCGAATCGGAGGGACGAGCTCTGCGAGTCCTCAATCCAACGCTCCACACGCTTGCGGCCTCGTGGAACTCGGCCCTCCGATCTCACACCCTCGCTTCGCTTCGGAGGGACGAGCTCTGCGAGTCCTCAATCCAACACTCCACACGCTTGCGGCCTCGTGGAACTCGGCCCTCCGAACGGCCTCCCGTGCCCTACGGCACCCCGTTCACCCTGTAGAACCGGCGGGAATGGGTGTGGGGCTGCGTTTCGAGGACCTCCAGCATGCCCCCGAACACGTTGGTCGTGAGCATCGGGGTCCAGGAGATCAGGTCGTCGCCGACCGCCACCTCGTAGGTTCCGGGGCCGACGGTCTGCTGGATCAGCAGTCCGCCGTCCACGAGACTCAGAACGGCGCCGTTCACAGGGGCGAGGGCCAGCGAGTAGGAGAGCTGGATGCGGCCCTGGGCGCCTTCGACGCCATCGACCATGACGAGATAATCCTCGCCGGCATGGGCGCCGAACATCACTTCGCTGTGGGTGGCGGGCGGGATCGGCACAGCCAGCGCGACTTCCTGAAGGGTGGTGCGGTTGGTGTACACCCCGAGGACGGTGGGAATTTCGCTGCCTTCGGTGGAAATGGCCATCCAGCCGGAGCTGGACGCCCGGAACCGGAACCACAAGGTCGCGCCGCCGAGTTCGCCCAGCACCATCGGATCGTCCGGAGCCCGGTGGGCGCCGCCGTTGGAAGTCTCACGTGAACCCGGGATTCCCGGGGCGACCGAGGTGAAGGGGGCACCGCCCCCTCCGAAGAGGGCCCGCTGGGTGGTGGCCACCGGCTCGGGGAACAGGTCCTCACGCTTGTCCCGGGCCGGAGCTTCGTCAGGGCGCGACACGACCTCGAGCAGCACGTCCCGGGTGCGGACGGACTGGCCTTGTGCGGTGGTCACCAGGACGGCGTAGAGGCCCGCCTGGACGCGGGTCACCGTGGGCAGGACCAGGACGGGCTGGGTGCCGCCCGGCACGGGAGTGCCGTTGAAGTACCACTGATAGCGCAGCCCTTCGCCCTCGACGGGCGCGGACAAAGTCCAGGCCGCACCCTCCTGAACGGTGCCGCCCTGCAAGGGTGCGACCAGACGGGGCAGGGGAGCGAGCCCCATGGTCCAGTCCCAACTGAACACGACCGTTCCGGCGGCCCCCGCATAACCGTCCACGACGATGTGGTAATCGACATCCCGAACGGCATCGAACTCGACCCGGCTGGCCAGGAATCCGGCGCCATCGTCGTCGCTGGCCACCTCGACCAGGGTCCCCAGGCTGGAGCCGGTGTACACGGACAACAGGGTGTCGAAGCTGGAACCGGCGGTGGAAAAGATCATCCGCCCGTTGTCCGGGGCGCGCCAGGTGAGCCAGACCGAACGGCCGCCCCGCTTTCCGGCGTGGGCGGGTTCTCCGGCCTCCCGGCCGGCATCGATCGTGGTGGTCGTTCCCGATCCCTGGGCTCCTGACAGGCGGCCTCGATTCACGAAGGCATCGGCAAACGGCAGCGTGGGCAGCGCCAGGCTGAGGGTGGCGGGCTGGCTCTCCACGAGGCCCGCGCGGTTGGCCACCACCACGCTGTACGCCCCGGCGTCCTCGACCGTCACGCCCTCCAACCGCAGCGTGGGACCGCGGGCATCGCGAATGTTTTGACCGTTCTTTCTCCACTGGTACACCAGCGGCCCTTCCCCTTCGGCGACCACCGAGAATTCAACCGTCGCCCCGGTCGAAACGCGCTGGCTGAGGGGCCCGGTGACCAGCAGGGGGAGCGGGGTGAAGATCGCCTGCGCGCCGGCCCGCAGCTCGAAGGTCGTGCCAAGACGATCCCGCAGACTTGGGAAGGCGACCGTTCCGCCGTCGAGCACCACGGTGGCGTCGGCGATCCGCACGAACTGCCCGGTGGAGATGAAGGCATTCAGGGCGATCAACAACTGGCCTCCCTCGAACTCCCGCGCGTTGGGCAGCAGGATGCGGCCCTCCGACGTCGCCCGCAGCCAGGGGGTGTAGGCCACATCGGGTCCGCGCCACAAGCCCGTCGCCCCGCTGAAATCCACCACCCCGCCTCCCGAGGCCGAGACCCGGAACGGCCCCACCATCCGCGTCAGTCCGCTGAGATCGATGCGTCCCGCGGTCTCGGCATGGAGGTCGAAGTAGCCCGTCCTCGAGAACTGCACGGACTTCAGGCCCCTCGCATCGAGGATGGAGCCCGGATCGCGGGCCCGCCAGGTCATGCCCGAGCACCGCAACTCGGCGACCTTCGGCAAACGCAACACGCCGCCCTCCCAGACGGACAGATCGCTGTCGTCCACGACGGTCAACGCCTCGAACGACGGCTCGGCCCCCCGCACATGCACGGTGCTCCGCGTCAGCGCCGCCAACTGGGCCGTCGGAATGCCGTCCCGCGCATCGAGGTCCAGCGTTCCCCGGTCAAACTCGGTGATGCCCGGGATGCGGATCCTGCCCCGGGTGCTGGTCTTGAGGGAATGCCGGTAAGCGAAGCCCTCGCTGGTCCAGCGTCCGCGGGCGCCGCTCAGCTCCACCAGGCCGCCCGAACTGGCGGTCACGCGCAGCGGGCCGAGCAGGGCTTCCACGCTCCCCAGGTTCACCTGGCCGTCGGTGGTCGCGTTGATGTCCATGTACGTGGCGTTGGCGAAGGTCAATTGCCTCACCGCACCCCCATCGATCATCGAACCCGGATCCTGCGCCCGCCAGGTCTGGCCTCCGGCCCGAACCGAGGTCACCCCCGGCAACGCCAGCACCCCGCCGCCGAGGGCGGTCAGGTCGCTGCCATCGACATTGCCCAGCGCTTCGAACCCGCCCTTGAACCCGCGCACCACCAGCGCGCCCTGGGTCAACTCCTGCAGCTTCCCGGTCGGGATGGCCTCGAGGGAATCCAGGTCGATGGTCCCCCGATCGAACCCGCTCAACCCGGGCACCAGAATGCGCCCGCCGGTGTCGGCCTTGAGCATCTGGCGGTAAGCGAATCCTTCGCTGGTCCACCGTCCCTCCAGGGACTGAAGGTCCACCAGACCGCCGCCGCTGGCGGTAATGCGAATGGGACCGCGCACTTCCTTGAGCCCTGACAGGATCGCCCGGCCCTGGGACGAGACGTTGATGTCGAAGTACGAGGCGGTGGCAAATGCCACGGTCCCGAGTGCCGAGACGTCCAGAACCGAGCCGGGATCCTGAACCCGCCAGTTCGCCGAGGTCATCCGCACTCCGGTCACCCCGCCCAGGCTCAGGGTCGCACCCGCCGCCACGGTGATATCCGTGTCGTCCACCCGGGTCAGCGACGCAAAAGCCCCCTTGGTCCCGCGGACTGTGAGGGTGCCGCCGGTCAACGCGGTCCATTGCCGGGTTGGCAACGCGTCGTCCGAGTCGATGTCCACCTCGCCCCGGTCGAACTCGGTCAGCAGCGGCACCAGAATCGTCCCCCGGTTCCGGGCCCGCAGCAGGGAGCGGTAGGCGAAGCCCTCGCTGCTCCAACGGCCCCGCAGGCTGCTCAGGTCCACCGTTCC
This genomic interval carries:
- a CDS encoding HlyC/CorC family transporter, which encodes MAIFLTASITAVVVSFLCSLLEATLLSLDDIHLETRRKEGHRYAAIWQGMKRRIDRPIAAILILNTVAHTGGATVAGSAFDEIYGDEWIWVFSVIFTAIVLIGTEIIPKILGVSYSDRLAPVLAPVLALMTTLLTPVIAVTEWLARPFKAKGGKRRMSLADLRTMAELAEDQRVIGVEEEAIIINATKLRQVTVASVMMPADRIVMFDVRQPNISNFETAASSLHTRYPVTRDGTVDGIAGYVNFKELVAMMPSRREAEIERFTRPLIRVAASASLNDALRSLLGRREHMALVEDERHRIVGLLTIEDLMEELLGELSDEFDSLSDEILEVAPRRWKIGGGAAMSEVARISAARSVDDDAASNLSDWITRRLGREPRVGDTVVEADAMLTVIQTRRRRANRVLVELLPASPGTS
- a CDS encoding LamG domain-containing protein, which translates into the protein MSLLPRWSAMVGTMALAVLLAGCANRPAFSSRDPELRRALTFHASFDRGTDADYALGDGWLYHVPAMDQWQETRPGLPSGTAIRVVPEAGKFGGALQFLERTNPVIFYKAEGNVPWSARNWGGTVSFWLRTDLGSLPEGFNDPVQITPRRWNDAAFFVEFEKRSNNIPFRLGAYADFNVWNPRNRRWEDIPPAERPLVTIPGPPFSADRWTHVAFTWERFNTGQPDGVATLYLDGAQVGRLSPRTQTFTWDSGTPRLLVGLGYLGWFDDLAVFNRALTQSEIQQVRRLPRGIRSILQP
- a CDS encoding Fic family protein, whose amino-acid sequence is MHPFQPESLPPSDLDLVALMPWAGRANRAVATLEGLFYGLPNPELLLSPLTTQEAVLSSRIEGTQADLEDVLKFEAGEEPADPSRREDIDEIRNYRQGLTLSSELLKDRPFCLNTLLRLHDVLMDSVRGHSKGRGKIRTGQNWIGAPGAPIEQAVFVPPSPLDLQDHLNRWEAYWHADAPDPLIQLAILHAQFEILHPFNDGNGRLGRMIIPVFLFEKRILSRPCFYLSAYLEARREEYIARLRALGAPGSWTAWCAFFLEGIAVQADANTRKAREIQDLYERLKKQILELTHSQFAVPLLDGMFEHPIFRSSDLARRKDMPSAPMVAHLLKTLRQSGVLHTVREGAGRRPHVLALAELINLCEGRKVL